A single window of Periophthalmus magnuspinnatus isolate fPerMag1 chromosome 9, fPerMag1.2.pri, whole genome shotgun sequence DNA harbors:
- the ubap2a gene encoding ubiquitin-associated protein 2a isoform X1: MMTSVVSQTRGTRDKALPTNTHTPQPQKQIQPTAEQIRLAQMIYDKNDPDFEAKVQQLMEVAGKTQDECLVALHDCNGDVNRAILFLLDSPSDTQNSWETVGGKKKSPGKDGSAPDTKEKKGEREPSRGRGASNRRGRGLSRGREGRVEENGFDVAPGERGGDRGRRGRGRGAGGRGRGRAAAGNRFSSQGMGTFNPADYTANSGGRGEMWEDGNGPAEGPWGGNMEDWTSEDWSEDLSETKVFTASSAPVNHLTSGQNVDLAQLLPKTGAAAVDSDLGAIVDGPSAEELGQSLVFTNSHHNGRTATQSYAHATANSYAHATANSYAHAASGSSSYAATSYAHAALSSVLGSGFGSLNTSKPLEPLPGPRQSQRSSHSPAVTNGPGHMASPAAPALSAPALSAPAPVAESKAPRLENGPLSAHHLEMKPQPEPSAVLSQLTQRQTHTLLTSESLGLTQPHAPQVPTPPGNEVSSTRDGASPGVKLSALEGQTSEAPQRQMRAARRRVPPPSKIPSSAVEMPGSTDVSGLNVQFGALDFASEAAATVDMPPQPERTRDQAPVPMSAPMPPSMPTSMPVSIPAPSPVQTQQQSSLFSKPSAVSEHMSSLPTLPSSVSESTFPSPSLGLPSATASPSMALPSGLTQPPSTSSPTVSRGDTTTGPRALPPHLGFSQSKDLPLPASGALTNGYSNMKTQSTADTSSRTSKPESPVLSSDSGPSHHTPSPSVTPSHSAPISSLSSHVTSSHSSGSALSTNSVTMSSDENSSSLHSFPSSSGPVVPSSASVPLATSSNGLHPSGAPGLTPNGPSTAPTNTSLSAAGSRTAPLLTTSSGKAPPNLAQGVPPLLANQYIMGPGGLLPAYPQIYGYEDLQMLQSRLPMDYYGVTFPGTTATMPGRDGLANNPYSGEATKFGRNDSSSPAPPTSLSSGGVQSQPQQPPQPQSQSQGQAQSQQGQNQAFLNPPLPPGYGYTGLPYYAGVPGVPSAFQYGPPVFVPPASAKQPALGLATPSSQYHQQHQGGYGQHAYGTAFDDLSQAHAGDYSKGGYGGSAQTQAKSAGSGPGKAAPGLSASGSSAGVPDMGASIYSKTQSFDKQGFHTGTPPPFSLPSALGGTGPLNPGGAPGYAPAPFLHILPPHQQPHSQLLHHHLAQDGQGGPGQRSQSGSMQQKSQGSKSSYANSPYWTN, from the exons atgatGACTTCAGTGGTCAGTCAGACCCGAGGGACTCGGGACAAGGCCctacccacaaacacacacaccccacagcCACAGAAACAGATACAG CCCACAGCAGAACAGATTCGTTTAGCTCAGATGATCTACGACAAAAATGATCCAGACTTTGAAGCCAAGGTCCAAcag CTGATGGAGGTGgcaggaaagacccaggacgAGTGCTTGGTGGCGCTGCATGACTGTAacggagatgtaaacagagccATCCTGTTCCTGCTCGACAGCCCTTCTGACACA cagAACTCTTGGGAGACTGTGGGGGGGAAGAAGAAGAGCCCTGGTAAAGACGGATCTGCCCCAGACACaaaggagaagaaaggagagagagagccaagCCGAGGAAGAGGAGCGTCCAACCGCAGAGGAAGAGGGCTCAGCCGGGGCAGGGAAG GGCGAGTGGAGGAGAATGGGTTTGATGTGGCTCCAGGAGAGCGGGGCGGAGACCGTGGGCGCAGGGGGCGGGGCAGAG GAGCAGGTGGTCGTGGACGTGGTCGGGCAGCTGCTGGAAACAGGTTTTCCTCACAGGGAATGGG GACATTTAATCCTGCTGATTACACGGCCAACTCTGGAGGTCGCGGGGAAATGTGGGAAGACGGCAACGGACCTGCAGAAG GACCCTGGGGAGGCAACATGGAAGACTGGACTTCAGAGGACTGGTCTGAAGAT CTGTCTGAGACCAAAGTGTTCacagcctcctctgctcctgtgaaCCACCTGACCTCTGGGCAAAA TGTGGACTTGGCTCAGCTTCTGCCTAAGACCGGAGCTGCTGCGGTCGACTCGGACCTGGGGGCCATCGTGGATGGGCCCTCGGCTGAAGAACTGGGCCAGAGTCTGGTCTTCACAAACTCGCACCATAACGGACGCACTGCTACACAGAGCTACGCCCACGCCACCGCTAACAGCTACGCCCACGCCACCGCTAACAGCTACGCCCACGCGGCCTCGGGCAGCTCCAGCTACGCCGCCACGTCCTACGCGCACGCCGCGCTG TCATCGGTGCTGGGCTCTGGGTTTGGCTCCTTGAACACGTCGAAGCCCCTGGAGCCTCTGCCTGGGCCTcggcagagtcagaggagcagccaCAGTCCCGCAGTCACCAACGGACCAGGCCACATGGCCAGCCCGGCTGCGCCTGCCCTGTCTGCACCTGCCCTGTCTGCGCCTGCCCCAGTGGCAGAAAGCAAAGCGCCGCGGCTGGAGAATGGCCCTCTGTCTGCTCATCACT TGGAGATGAAGCCGCAGCCGGAGCCGTCCGCGGTGCTGAGTCAGCTGACCCAGAGGCAGACGCACACGCTCCTCACCTCTGAGTCTTTAGGCTTGACGCAGCCTCATGCACCGCAGGTCCCCACACCTCCAG GTAACGAGGTTTCTTCTACTCGTGATGGAGCATCTCCTGGAGTGAAGCTCTCTGCTCTGGAGGGTCAAACCTCAGAAGCTCCTCAGAGGCAGATGAGAGCCGCCAGACGCCGCGTCCCGCCCCCCTCAAAG ATCCCATCATCGGCCGTGGAGATGCCGGGATCCACAGACGTCTCTGGATTGAACGTTCAGTTTGGAGCTCTGGACTTTGCCTCTGAAGCTGCAGCTACAGTGGACATGCCTCCCCAGCCCGAGAGGACCAGGGACCAGGCACCAGTCCCAATGTCTGCCCCCATGCCCCCCTCTATGCCCACGTCTATGCCTGTGTCTATACCCGCCCCCTCCCCGGTCCAGACACAGCAGCAGAGCAGTCTCTTCTCCAAGCCAAGTGCAGTCAG TGAGCACATGAGCAGCCTGCCCACTCTGCCATCGTCCGTGTCAGAGTCCACCTTCCCCTCGCCGTCGCTGGGCTTACCGAGCGCAACGGCCTCCCCCTCCATGGCTCTCCCCAGCGGTCTCACCCAGCCCCCCTCCACCTCTAGCCCCACCGTGAGCAGGGGAGACACCACAACCGGCCCCCGAGCGCTGCCTCCTCATCTGGGCTTCTCTCAGAGTAAAGACCTGCCCTTGCCCGCCTCTGGAGCTCTCACA aatGGATACAGCAACATGAAGACACAAAGCACAGCCGACA CGTCATCGAGAACCTCCAAACCTGAGTCTCCAGTCCTGAGCAGTGACagtggcccctcccaccacacGCCTTCCCCCTCGGTCACACCCTCTCACTCCGCCCCCATCTCCTCCCTCAGCAG tcatgTGACCAGCTCTCACTCATCTGGATCTGCACTCAGCACAAACTCTGTCACG ATGAGCAGTGATGAGAACAGTAGCAGCCTCCACTCTTTCCCCTCATCCTCTGGTCCAGTCGTCCCCAGCAGCgcctctgttcctctggccACGAGCTCTAATGGCCTCCACCCCTCTGGAGCTCCAGGACTCACCCCCAACGGTCCCTCCACGGCCCCCACAAACACCTCTCTGTCTGCTGCCGGCAGCCGCACCGCCCCCCTGCTCACCACCTCCTCCG GTAAAGCTCCTCCAAACCTGGCCCAGGGAGTTCCACCTCTTTTGGCCAATCAGTACATTATGGGCCCTGGTGGCTTGCTCCCAGCTTACCCG CAGATCTATGGATATGAGGACCTGCAGATGTTGCAGTCTCGTCTTCCTATG GACTACTATGGTGTAACATTCCCCGGCACAACAGCCACGATGCCTGGAAGAGACGGCCTGGCCAACAACCCATACTCTG GGGAAGCCACAAAGTTTGGGCGTAACGACTCGTCTTCCCccgcccctcccaccagcctctCCTCTGGGGGGGTCCAGTCTCAGCCGCAGCAGCCTCCACAGCcccagagccagagccaagGACAAGCTCAGAGCCAACAGGGCCAGAACCAGGCCTTTTTAAACCCCCCTCTGCCTCCAGGCTACGGATACACTG gtCTGCCGTACTACGCCGGCGTGCCCGGTGTGCCCTCTGCGTTCCAGTACGGCCCCCCGGTATTCGTACCTCCGGCCTCAGCCAAACAGCCTGCTCTGGGTCTGGCCACGCCCTCCAGCCAgtaccaccagcagcaccaggGCGGGTACGGGCAGCACGCCTACGGCACCG CCTTTGACGACCTGTCCCAAGCCCACGCTGGGGACTACAGTAAGGGAGGGTACGGAGGCTCTGCCCAGACACAGGCCAAGTCAGCGGGCAGCGGTCCAGGCAAAG CAGCTCCAGGGCTGTCCGCCTCAGGGTCCAGTGCAGGAGTCCCCGACATGGGAGCGTCCATCTACAGCAAAACACAG TCTTTTGATAAGCAGGGCTTCCACACGGGCACACCCCCTCCCTTCAGCCTGCCCTCTGCTCTGGGGGGCACTGGACCCCTGAACCCGGGCGGTGCCCCTGGTTACGCTCCGGCCCCCTTCCTCCACATCCTCCCCCCACATCAACAGCCACACTCCCAGCTGCTGCATCACCACCTGGCCCAGGACGGACAG GGAGGCCCTGGACAGCGCAGTCAGTCCGGCAGCATGCAACAGAAATCCCAAGGCAGCAAGTCCAGCTACGCTAACTCCCCCTACTGGACCAACTGA
- the ubap2a gene encoding ubiquitin-associated protein 2a isoform X4, which translates to MMTSVVSQTRGTRDKALPTNTHTPQPQKQIQPTAEQIRLAQMIYDKNDPDFEAKVQQLMEVAGKTQDECLVALHDCNGDVNRAILFLLDSPSDTQNSWETVGGKKKSPGKDGSAPDTKEKKGEREPSRGRGASNRRGRGLSRGREGRVEENGFDVAPGERGGDRGRRGRGRGAGGRGRGRAAAGNRFSSQGMGTFNPADYTANSGGRGEMWEDGNGPAEGPWGGNMEDWTSEDWSEDLSETKVFTASSAPVNHLTSGQNVDLAQLLPKTGAAAVDSDLGAIVDGPSAEELGQSLVFTNSHHNGRTATQSYAHATANSYAHATANSYAHAASGSSSYAATSYAHAALSSVLGSGFGSLNTSKPLEPLPGPRQSQRSSHSPAVTNGPGHMASPAAPALSAPALSAPAPVAESKAPRLENGPLSAHHLEMKPQPEPSAVLSQLTQRQTHTLLTSESLGLTQPHAPQVPTPPGNEVSSTRDGASPGVKLSALEGQTSEAPQRQMRAARRRVPPPSKIPSSAVEMPGSTDVSGLNVQFGALDFASEAAATVDMPPQPERTRDQAPVPMSAPMPPSMPTSMPVSIPAPSPVQTQQQSSLFSKPSAVSEHMSSLPTLPSSVSESTFPSPSLGLPSATASPSMALPSGLTQPPSTSSPTVSRGDTTTGPRALPPHLGFSQSKDLPLPASGALTNGYSNMKTQSTADTSSRTSKPESPVLSSDSGPSHHTPSPSVTPSHSAPISSLSSHVTSSHSSGSALSTNSVTMSSDENSSSLHSFPSSSGPVVPSSASVPLATSSNGLHPSGAPGLTPNGPSTAPTNTSLSAAGSRTAPLLTTSSGKAPPNLAQGVPPLLANQYIMGPGGLLPAYPQIYGYEDLQMLQSRLPMDYYGVTFPGTTATMPGRDGLANNPYSGEATKFGRNDSSSPAPPTSLSSGGVQSQPQQPPQPQSQSQGQAQSQQGQNQAFLNPPLPPGYGYTGLPYYAGVPGVPSAFQYGPPVFVPPASAKQPALGLATPSSQYHQQHQGGYGQHAYGTAAPGLSASGSSAGVPDMGASIYSKTQSFDKQGFHTGTPPPFSLPSALGGTGPLNPGGAPGYAPAPFLHILPPHQQPHSQLLHHHLAQDGQGGPGQRSQSGSMQQKSQGSKSSYANSPYWTN; encoded by the exons atgatGACTTCAGTGGTCAGTCAGACCCGAGGGACTCGGGACAAGGCCctacccacaaacacacacaccccacagcCACAGAAACAGATACAG CCCACAGCAGAACAGATTCGTTTAGCTCAGATGATCTACGACAAAAATGATCCAGACTTTGAAGCCAAGGTCCAAcag CTGATGGAGGTGgcaggaaagacccaggacgAGTGCTTGGTGGCGCTGCATGACTGTAacggagatgtaaacagagccATCCTGTTCCTGCTCGACAGCCCTTCTGACACA cagAACTCTTGGGAGACTGTGGGGGGGAAGAAGAAGAGCCCTGGTAAAGACGGATCTGCCCCAGACACaaaggagaagaaaggagagagagagccaagCCGAGGAAGAGGAGCGTCCAACCGCAGAGGAAGAGGGCTCAGCCGGGGCAGGGAAG GGCGAGTGGAGGAGAATGGGTTTGATGTGGCTCCAGGAGAGCGGGGCGGAGACCGTGGGCGCAGGGGGCGGGGCAGAG GAGCAGGTGGTCGTGGACGTGGTCGGGCAGCTGCTGGAAACAGGTTTTCCTCACAGGGAATGGG GACATTTAATCCTGCTGATTACACGGCCAACTCTGGAGGTCGCGGGGAAATGTGGGAAGACGGCAACGGACCTGCAGAAG GACCCTGGGGAGGCAACATGGAAGACTGGACTTCAGAGGACTGGTCTGAAGAT CTGTCTGAGACCAAAGTGTTCacagcctcctctgctcctgtgaaCCACCTGACCTCTGGGCAAAA TGTGGACTTGGCTCAGCTTCTGCCTAAGACCGGAGCTGCTGCGGTCGACTCGGACCTGGGGGCCATCGTGGATGGGCCCTCGGCTGAAGAACTGGGCCAGAGTCTGGTCTTCACAAACTCGCACCATAACGGACGCACTGCTACACAGAGCTACGCCCACGCCACCGCTAACAGCTACGCCCACGCCACCGCTAACAGCTACGCCCACGCGGCCTCGGGCAGCTCCAGCTACGCCGCCACGTCCTACGCGCACGCCGCGCTG TCATCGGTGCTGGGCTCTGGGTTTGGCTCCTTGAACACGTCGAAGCCCCTGGAGCCTCTGCCTGGGCCTcggcagagtcagaggagcagccaCAGTCCCGCAGTCACCAACGGACCAGGCCACATGGCCAGCCCGGCTGCGCCTGCCCTGTCTGCACCTGCCCTGTCTGCGCCTGCCCCAGTGGCAGAAAGCAAAGCGCCGCGGCTGGAGAATGGCCCTCTGTCTGCTCATCACT TGGAGATGAAGCCGCAGCCGGAGCCGTCCGCGGTGCTGAGTCAGCTGACCCAGAGGCAGACGCACACGCTCCTCACCTCTGAGTCTTTAGGCTTGACGCAGCCTCATGCACCGCAGGTCCCCACACCTCCAG GTAACGAGGTTTCTTCTACTCGTGATGGAGCATCTCCTGGAGTGAAGCTCTCTGCTCTGGAGGGTCAAACCTCAGAAGCTCCTCAGAGGCAGATGAGAGCCGCCAGACGCCGCGTCCCGCCCCCCTCAAAG ATCCCATCATCGGCCGTGGAGATGCCGGGATCCACAGACGTCTCTGGATTGAACGTTCAGTTTGGAGCTCTGGACTTTGCCTCTGAAGCTGCAGCTACAGTGGACATGCCTCCCCAGCCCGAGAGGACCAGGGACCAGGCACCAGTCCCAATGTCTGCCCCCATGCCCCCCTCTATGCCCACGTCTATGCCTGTGTCTATACCCGCCCCCTCCCCGGTCCAGACACAGCAGCAGAGCAGTCTCTTCTCCAAGCCAAGTGCAGTCAG TGAGCACATGAGCAGCCTGCCCACTCTGCCATCGTCCGTGTCAGAGTCCACCTTCCCCTCGCCGTCGCTGGGCTTACCGAGCGCAACGGCCTCCCCCTCCATGGCTCTCCCCAGCGGTCTCACCCAGCCCCCCTCCACCTCTAGCCCCACCGTGAGCAGGGGAGACACCACAACCGGCCCCCGAGCGCTGCCTCCTCATCTGGGCTTCTCTCAGAGTAAAGACCTGCCCTTGCCCGCCTCTGGAGCTCTCACA aatGGATACAGCAACATGAAGACACAAAGCACAGCCGACA CGTCATCGAGAACCTCCAAACCTGAGTCTCCAGTCCTGAGCAGTGACagtggcccctcccaccacacGCCTTCCCCCTCGGTCACACCCTCTCACTCCGCCCCCATCTCCTCCCTCAGCAG tcatgTGACCAGCTCTCACTCATCTGGATCTGCACTCAGCACAAACTCTGTCACG ATGAGCAGTGATGAGAACAGTAGCAGCCTCCACTCTTTCCCCTCATCCTCTGGTCCAGTCGTCCCCAGCAGCgcctctgttcctctggccACGAGCTCTAATGGCCTCCACCCCTCTGGAGCTCCAGGACTCACCCCCAACGGTCCCTCCACGGCCCCCACAAACACCTCTCTGTCTGCTGCCGGCAGCCGCACCGCCCCCCTGCTCACCACCTCCTCCG GTAAAGCTCCTCCAAACCTGGCCCAGGGAGTTCCACCTCTTTTGGCCAATCAGTACATTATGGGCCCTGGTGGCTTGCTCCCAGCTTACCCG CAGATCTATGGATATGAGGACCTGCAGATGTTGCAGTCTCGTCTTCCTATG GACTACTATGGTGTAACATTCCCCGGCACAACAGCCACGATGCCTGGAAGAGACGGCCTGGCCAACAACCCATACTCTG GGGAAGCCACAAAGTTTGGGCGTAACGACTCGTCTTCCCccgcccctcccaccagcctctCCTCTGGGGGGGTCCAGTCTCAGCCGCAGCAGCCTCCACAGCcccagagccagagccaagGACAAGCTCAGAGCCAACAGGGCCAGAACCAGGCCTTTTTAAACCCCCCTCTGCCTCCAGGCTACGGATACACTG gtCTGCCGTACTACGCCGGCGTGCCCGGTGTGCCCTCTGCGTTCCAGTACGGCCCCCCGGTATTCGTACCTCCGGCCTCAGCCAAACAGCCTGCTCTGGGTCTGGCCACGCCCTCCAGCCAgtaccaccagcagcaccaggGCGGGTACGGGCAGCACGCCTACGGCACCG CAGCTCCAGGGCTGTCCGCCTCAGGGTCCAGTGCAGGAGTCCCCGACATGGGAGCGTCCATCTACAGCAAAACACAG TCTTTTGATAAGCAGGGCTTCCACACGGGCACACCCCCTCCCTTCAGCCTGCCCTCTGCTCTGGGGGGCACTGGACCCCTGAACCCGGGCGGTGCCCCTGGTTACGCTCCGGCCCCCTTCCTCCACATCCTCCCCCCACATCAACAGCCACACTCCCAGCTGCTGCATCACCACCTGGCCCAGGACGGACAG GGAGGCCCTGGACAGCGCAGTCAGTCCGGCAGCATGCAACAGAAATCCCAAGGCAGCAAGTCCAGCTACGCTAACTCCCCCTACTGGACCAACTGA
- the ubap2a gene encoding ubiquitin-associated protein 2a isoform X5 has product MMTSVVSQTRGTRDKALPTNTHTPQPQKQIQPTAEQIRLAQMIYDKNDPDFEAKVQQLMEVAGKTQDECLVALHDCNGDVNRAILFLLDSPSDTQNSWETVGGKKKSPGKDGSAPDTKEKKGEREPSRGRGASNRRGRGLSRGREGRVEENGFDVAPGERGGDRGRRGRGRGAGGRGRGRAAAGNRFSSQGMGTFNPADYTANSGGRGEMWEDGNGPAEGPWGGNMEDWTSEDWSEDLSETKVFTASSAPVNHLTSGQNVDLAQLLPKTGAAAVDSDLGAIVDGPSAEELGQSLVFTNSHHNGRTATQSYAHATANSYAHATANSYAHAASGSSSYAATSYAHAALSSVLGSGFGSLNTSKPLEPLPGPRQSQRSSHSPAVTNGPGHMASPAAPALSAPALSAPAPVAESKAPRLENGPLSAHHLEMKPQPEPSAVLSQLTQRQTHTLLTSESLGLTQPHAPQVPTPPGNEVSSTRDGASPGVKLSALEGQTSEAPQRQMRAARRRVPPPSKIPSSAVEMPGSTDVSGLNVQFGALDFASEAAATVDMPPQPERTRDQAPVPMSAPMPPSMPTSMPVSIPAPSPVQTQQQSSLFSKPSAVSEHMSSLPTLPSSVSESTFPSPSLGLPSATASPSMALPSGLTQPPSTSSPTVSRGDTTTGPRALPPHLGFSQSKDLPLPASGALTNGYSNMKTQSTADTSSRTSKPESPVLSSDSGPSHHTPSPSVTPSHSAPISSLSSHVTSSHSSGSALSTNSVTMSSDENSSSLHSFPSSSGPVVPSSASVPLATSSNGLHPSGAPGLTPNGPSTAPTNTSLSAAGSRTAPLLTTSSGKAPPNLAQGVPPLLANQYIMGPGGLLPAYPQIYGYEDLQMLQSRLPMDYYGVTFPGTTATMPGRDGLANNPYSGEATKFGRNDSSSPAPPTSLSSGGVQSQPQQPPQPQSQSQGQAQSQQGQNQAFLNPPLPPGYGYTGLPYYAGVPGVPSAFQYGPPVFVPPASAKQPALGLATPSSQYHQQHQGGYGQHAYGTAPGLSASGSSAGVPDMGASIYSKTQSFDKQGFHTGTPPPFSLPSALGGTGPLNPGGAPGYAPAPFLHILPPHQQPHSQLLHHHLAQDGQGGPGQRSQSGSMQQKSQGSKSSYANSPYWTN; this is encoded by the exons atgatGACTTCAGTGGTCAGTCAGACCCGAGGGACTCGGGACAAGGCCctacccacaaacacacacaccccacagcCACAGAAACAGATACAG CCCACAGCAGAACAGATTCGTTTAGCTCAGATGATCTACGACAAAAATGATCCAGACTTTGAAGCCAAGGTCCAAcag CTGATGGAGGTGgcaggaaagacccaggacgAGTGCTTGGTGGCGCTGCATGACTGTAacggagatgtaaacagagccATCCTGTTCCTGCTCGACAGCCCTTCTGACACA cagAACTCTTGGGAGACTGTGGGGGGGAAGAAGAAGAGCCCTGGTAAAGACGGATCTGCCCCAGACACaaaggagaagaaaggagagagagagccaagCCGAGGAAGAGGAGCGTCCAACCGCAGAGGAAGAGGGCTCAGCCGGGGCAGGGAAG GGCGAGTGGAGGAGAATGGGTTTGATGTGGCTCCAGGAGAGCGGGGCGGAGACCGTGGGCGCAGGGGGCGGGGCAGAG GAGCAGGTGGTCGTGGACGTGGTCGGGCAGCTGCTGGAAACAGGTTTTCCTCACAGGGAATGGG GACATTTAATCCTGCTGATTACACGGCCAACTCTGGAGGTCGCGGGGAAATGTGGGAAGACGGCAACGGACCTGCAGAAG GACCCTGGGGAGGCAACATGGAAGACTGGACTTCAGAGGACTGGTCTGAAGAT CTGTCTGAGACCAAAGTGTTCacagcctcctctgctcctgtgaaCCACCTGACCTCTGGGCAAAA TGTGGACTTGGCTCAGCTTCTGCCTAAGACCGGAGCTGCTGCGGTCGACTCGGACCTGGGGGCCATCGTGGATGGGCCCTCGGCTGAAGAACTGGGCCAGAGTCTGGTCTTCACAAACTCGCACCATAACGGACGCACTGCTACACAGAGCTACGCCCACGCCACCGCTAACAGCTACGCCCACGCCACCGCTAACAGCTACGCCCACGCGGCCTCGGGCAGCTCCAGCTACGCCGCCACGTCCTACGCGCACGCCGCGCTG TCATCGGTGCTGGGCTCTGGGTTTGGCTCCTTGAACACGTCGAAGCCCCTGGAGCCTCTGCCTGGGCCTcggcagagtcagaggagcagccaCAGTCCCGCAGTCACCAACGGACCAGGCCACATGGCCAGCCCGGCTGCGCCTGCCCTGTCTGCACCTGCCCTGTCTGCGCCTGCCCCAGTGGCAGAAAGCAAAGCGCCGCGGCTGGAGAATGGCCCTCTGTCTGCTCATCACT TGGAGATGAAGCCGCAGCCGGAGCCGTCCGCGGTGCTGAGTCAGCTGACCCAGAGGCAGACGCACACGCTCCTCACCTCTGAGTCTTTAGGCTTGACGCAGCCTCATGCACCGCAGGTCCCCACACCTCCAG GTAACGAGGTTTCTTCTACTCGTGATGGAGCATCTCCTGGAGTGAAGCTCTCTGCTCTGGAGGGTCAAACCTCAGAAGCTCCTCAGAGGCAGATGAGAGCCGCCAGACGCCGCGTCCCGCCCCCCTCAAAG ATCCCATCATCGGCCGTGGAGATGCCGGGATCCACAGACGTCTCTGGATTGAACGTTCAGTTTGGAGCTCTGGACTTTGCCTCTGAAGCTGCAGCTACAGTGGACATGCCTCCCCAGCCCGAGAGGACCAGGGACCAGGCACCAGTCCCAATGTCTGCCCCCATGCCCCCCTCTATGCCCACGTCTATGCCTGTGTCTATACCCGCCCCCTCCCCGGTCCAGACACAGCAGCAGAGCAGTCTCTTCTCCAAGCCAAGTGCAGTCAG TGAGCACATGAGCAGCCTGCCCACTCTGCCATCGTCCGTGTCAGAGTCCACCTTCCCCTCGCCGTCGCTGGGCTTACCGAGCGCAACGGCCTCCCCCTCCATGGCTCTCCCCAGCGGTCTCACCCAGCCCCCCTCCACCTCTAGCCCCACCGTGAGCAGGGGAGACACCACAACCGGCCCCCGAGCGCTGCCTCCTCATCTGGGCTTCTCTCAGAGTAAAGACCTGCCCTTGCCCGCCTCTGGAGCTCTCACA aatGGATACAGCAACATGAAGACACAAAGCACAGCCGACA CGTCATCGAGAACCTCCAAACCTGAGTCTCCAGTCCTGAGCAGTGACagtggcccctcccaccacacGCCTTCCCCCTCGGTCACACCCTCTCACTCCGCCCCCATCTCCTCCCTCAGCAG tcatgTGACCAGCTCTCACTCATCTGGATCTGCACTCAGCACAAACTCTGTCACG ATGAGCAGTGATGAGAACAGTAGCAGCCTCCACTCTTTCCCCTCATCCTCTGGTCCAGTCGTCCCCAGCAGCgcctctgttcctctggccACGAGCTCTAATGGCCTCCACCCCTCTGGAGCTCCAGGACTCACCCCCAACGGTCCCTCCACGGCCCCCACAAACACCTCTCTGTCTGCTGCCGGCAGCCGCACCGCCCCCCTGCTCACCACCTCCTCCG GTAAAGCTCCTCCAAACCTGGCCCAGGGAGTTCCACCTCTTTTGGCCAATCAGTACATTATGGGCCCTGGTGGCTTGCTCCCAGCTTACCCG CAGATCTATGGATATGAGGACCTGCAGATGTTGCAGTCTCGTCTTCCTATG GACTACTATGGTGTAACATTCCCCGGCACAACAGCCACGATGCCTGGAAGAGACGGCCTGGCCAACAACCCATACTCTG GGGAAGCCACAAAGTTTGGGCGTAACGACTCGTCTTCCCccgcccctcccaccagcctctCCTCTGGGGGGGTCCAGTCTCAGCCGCAGCAGCCTCCACAGCcccagagccagagccaagGACAAGCTCAGAGCCAACAGGGCCAGAACCAGGCCTTTTTAAACCCCCCTCTGCCTCCAGGCTACGGATACACTG gtCTGCCGTACTACGCCGGCGTGCCCGGTGTGCCCTCTGCGTTCCAGTACGGCCCCCCGGTATTCGTACCTCCGGCCTCAGCCAAACAGCCTGCTCTGGGTCTGGCCACGCCCTCCAGCCAgtaccaccagcagcaccaggGCGGGTACGGGCAGCACGCCTACGGCACCG CTCCAGGGCTGTCCGCCTCAGGGTCCAGTGCAGGAGTCCCCGACATGGGAGCGTCCATCTACAGCAAAACACAG TCTTTTGATAAGCAGGGCTTCCACACGGGCACACCCCCTCCCTTCAGCCTGCCCTCTGCTCTGGGGGGCACTGGACCCCTGAACCCGGGCGGTGCCCCTGGTTACGCTCCGGCCCCCTTCCTCCACATCCTCCCCCCACATCAACAGCCACACTCCCAGCTGCTGCATCACCACCTGGCCCAGGACGGACAG GGAGGCCCTGGACAGCGCAGTCAGTCCGGCAGCATGCAACAGAAATCCCAAGGCAGCAAGTCCAGCTACGCTAACTCCCCCTACTGGACCAACTGA